Genomic window (Neodiprion lecontei isolate iyNeoLeco1 chromosome 7, iyNeoLeco1.1, whole genome shotgun sequence):
ctatAGGTATGTTATAATTAAGGTAATTCAGGATATATAGGCTGTTCGGTCTCTCTCGGGCCGACCGTACATCCTCAATGTGGTCCAAAAGTTTCTACTGCGAGAACTCCAACACCTTGTCCGAAAACTTGATGAATaattcctcgtcctcctcccacttctcctcctcctccttctctaCGAGAAATCGGTCAGGGCTATTTTCGGtcacttctttttttcttttttcgggTAGCTTGAGAATTCTGAGAATCATTTGTATGATCATCGTGATTCCCAAGATTGAGTGCCTTCTCAAGCCTGCAAACTGTTCTTTTGCGATGATTTCTTGTTGTCAATTTCTGATTCGCAACCTTCACCTTACACCTTTATGCTTTCGAGAACACTGCTGAATGATATCGAGCTAAGCAAATCATTTGTGAATGATGTACAAGTTTTTCAACCGCAAACCGGTTTTATATGGAACATCGGTAACTGGTCACGCCCACCAGCCAATCATACCTGAGCAGTTGTAATATGTAAAATCAACCGAGCATCATTATCGCTAGTACATCTAACAACATATTAGGGAATCAGTTTAATTGTGGTATTAAGTGTTATTGATTGCCGATATAAACTAATTATaggtaaaaataaagaataaaaatttattttgtatgattgatgtatatattttattgtctTACAAATCAACCCTGtctatccaactgttgtgcaAACTATCAAATCCCAGTCATTTCACGTACAGTTGATTTCCCCGTTGGCGTAATACTTTCTTCGAAGATACAAAAATTCCCACATAAACTCTTTcttgttttctgaaaactttttgtcattctctgaaaacttttctcgtggtaaacgaataaatatgaataatctcccgaaatatcaataataaataattgttagcATATGAATTTGCATTTTCAAACCCATttaatatcgtattgatgatgaaacgtttccgcctgATGGTGGATCGTCCGAGGCATCAAACACAAATATTTACAACAATTCTACGTCTACatttttatcctatagctTGTAATTTGGCGTTTCAGTTAcgcctgcccgttacaagtTACTCCCTGAACCTTGGGCGGAATCCAGGGATGAGGGTTTCGGAAATCGAGTAGTGAGATAATCatagagagcgccagaactggagtcacgaatccgggcttcgacagggacgtaATAGCAAATTACGAATAAGATATTGCAggcttttgttttatttttttttttttgagtacaCCGGCCACAAGccagcgaccaactccgacgccgaagatatttcgaggcaaggcgaaaccgcggagatctcgcggcaaggataccgaggctgcggaggaggagacaacgcagatccgtgcagcgcgggaatccaaggcggaagCGATTCCCGTCGGaagccggcgcgccgcagcctccccgctcaccccgcctacgcccgaccgaggcaaccgcgagagaccagctagcgacgagggagcaccaccccgcccaaccccaggaccccgtggagctgcgcggaagacgacatcgcgatctagcgttaagttctgcgccgcgtggcgacgacaggtgcgcgtcaagttgcgcaatctccgAAATTGATgacagatcgattgttgcgcattcttagggtgacGACGTCACTGAGGATTAGCGtaacgagatcggcgttgtgGCCGATCGACCATCCGAGATCACTGTAGTTCTGGCGGCTAACAAAGGCAAGGCTTCAAAGTAGCGTGTTGGGTTTTTtggttttattgaaaaaaaagtatagttGCGAGTGTCGATGAGCTGCAGAAGTCACGAGGAAGTTGGCAGTTCTGTCCACTGGATGTGAAGCCGCAAACGTTGCTGATATCCTCGCGATCCAATTTCGAGAGTAATTGGGCGGGGGCTTGTCCGAGAAAGGATAGCAGTTTGTAATTTGCTTGTTGAAAAAtcctcgaaattcgtttgccggTTCTTTCgtttggtgaccgtagcctgagttgcgcgtgaTAAAGTAGAGCCAATTTCGAGTAATGGAGAAGGTCGAGTCGAGCCACCGGATTAAGCCGAGGCACTATTGTCTCGAATTGAGTGCAACCAAATTCCGTTACACGGGGCCACGTCGAGTCTATTATAATAAAGTTTTGCCGTTCGGGTAGGTCACGAATCGTCAAAGGGGGAGCGTTTAAACTCGCGAACCACGCTGAGACTTCACGGGGAAGGTTAAACTCGGATGCGTAGTTTTAAGTAATAACGAAAAGGGAGTGAGGAAATGAGTTGAGGTGATAATTGAGATTGCGACCAATGCGGCCAGTAGCATAACGAGGCGGGTTCTACACGCAGtttcctgttaccgacacttaccgacattctccatagactcaaacccttttccgcgatgacgtcacagtctgccgtaccgacttaaggtcaaaaccgtgcaaccttaccgacagttgtatcggtcgacggtAAGAATCGCACCGCTTTGCCGGCAACTCTTATCGGTAAAAGGTCAAAATCATGCTGTTTTAcggacaatcttaccgaccaaAGGTCAacgtctgtagtgctcgcctgccaacgaTAGAGGGTGCAGCGGCGgcgaaaacttttttaccgtcccgcattcttttcccacgatagaactgctgatgtgtaacattacCCACTccaaattcttttcccacggtaggactgctgatgtgtatcATCAACCACCCCGACATtattttcccacgttatcaatcACGCGACACTCCAAAATTgatagttccgagaattgttttttattcactcggatatcgctgatgtgtaacatcaaccacctcacattccttttccacgttatcaaccacccgatattccaaaattgatggttctgagaattgttttccATCCAAGGTCGACTAAaagccgcggtacattcagatCCACGGATCTGCGGTGTTAGGTCACTACCGCTCTAAGAATGCTTGAAGGTGCGCGCACATtcacaaacatacgtatttgatatcaaccacgtgacattcctcACCctccaccaaatttcaaattatatggTGGGGGAATGTTattgtcacgtgcggagcggtctcgcacgcgacggcTTCAACCCTCTAGATCTCACTgaggtttatatttaatttttcggtGGGTTGGTAggtgaacgtcctctacagggcgttcccTGGGAAAAGGTTTGGAggatttcaattatattgCACCAATATTTTGAAGGAAGCAaagtaaaaatgtttaatgaatCAAAACTAAAAGCAGCAAAGGTTCTagacaaggaagcttacaatATGTTCTTATACTACTcacgttctctctctctcgcacttacTCTTCGGTGGTTCAGCTCCGAATTCGCGGAACGGCTCACGCTTTCACACTCACATTCAATGAAGACTACACAACTTGATTAAGTTCGTGGCACAGCTTCCTACACTTAAAGTCAAACTTCGAAGGCTAACGTCGCGACGCGAGACGCTTGGATCACCGCGTATAGATTTAAAGGAATGCTCTCTCTAATCGTCGGAGACCCAAGACTTATAACTCTATACTCGACAGCTTTGAAGGAGCCTGTTTCCGTTGACGTTGGTTTGAtcctgtctctaacgggactgccttcgctcgctcgtccgacaccccttggaacgtcgggcggcgagcgagtttccgctgaatttacaattcgATGTTTTCGCTAAATACACAGTTCCAGACTAAGGCTCACCTCGCGAcagtcatcctcgaagcgcgtgatttcgcgctcgcctcatcccggtgttgattacacccgggatctggcgggcgcgaagacgctgacgtggctggctgtccaactacgccgttgcgcttggcTACTCCACGAACtggttataataaaatattttgtatagaTTAACTAAAACTATGCTTCCTTGTTtctaaagataataataatatataaaataataatcgatacaatcggtaatatattacagttttgagtaaatatgcggcgctcgtgacatcCCTCCCCCCTTACGTGTCGATGCCCCCATCGACTCGGTGCGCCGGGCCGACGGTGACACGGACACTGGAGGGTTGGCTCACCGCTGACCGCATATTTCATACATTCGGTATTTACATTGTTTGTGTATTGCACATACGCTCTTTCATGAcccgcgcacacacacacacaacacGTTTTTAGTTTTGGCTTTGTCACTCACTTGTCACCACACTGCTGGCTCGTCGCTCGGTCGTCCTTGCGTCTCGCCAGCTGCGTCGCCTTCGTGAGCTTGGTCCTCGGGTGTCCTCAGACGGCCTTGGTGTTCTTGTCTCCTTTCGTCTGTGCTGGCTCGGCCCGGAGGGTTGCGGGTGGAGTCTCGCTTTGCGGTTCCTCCTACCGGATCAGGTCCTCGACTACCTCCGGTTCATCCTCCAGGACGTCCGCGAGGTTCGCCGGAGATCCTGGCGTTGCGGGTGGAATCTCGCCTTGTGGTTCCTCCCAGCCGATCAGGTCACCCTCTGCTGGTTCTTCCTCCTCTGCGGGTCCCAGGAGTTGCTTCATTTCCCTTTCGAGGGTGATCCAGCGACCCAGGATCCGCGTGCGGACGGCGGGGATCATCACCCTGGTCAACCTCCTGTAGTCGATCAAGGAGGAAGCCTCTTCTCCCTCCAAGATGACCGGGTGGTCGGTTTGGATCCCCTTTTCTTTGGTATCCCGCCCGGTTTGTATTGCCTTTTCTTTGGTATTTGCAGGGGAATGGCGTCGTGACGTCGTCGCCTGCATTGGTGCGTTGATTTTTGGCGCTGGTCTTTCCTCTCGGGTGGCCTTCGGAGCTGCTTGTGCGGCGGAGGCTTTCCTCTCGCCGAGGAGGCGACCGAAAGCTTCCACGCAGTGGCCCGCGTGTAGGCCCGGTCTGTTCCCGACACTCTCGCCGCAGATTGTGCAGGTCGAGCTTGCCGACCTCCGGCGCGAGAGGAAACGCTCCAAGTAGCATTCCTCCCAATGCTGGTTGTCTCCGCTCTTTCCGCAGGTTGGGCAGATGCCGCGCCTCAGCTTTTCCACCGCCTTGGTCATCGCTGCCGTAGTCGCCTTCGACGTCGGAGGTACCGCTGTCACCACCAGCTTCGGCGAAACGGTCGAGACCGCCGCCTCAGCCGGTGCTGGTTCGGGTGCTGTTACTCTTGCCGGTGGTAGCTCTCGTACTGGCGCTGGTACTCGTACCGGTGGCCGGATCGCTATCTCGCACTTGGGTAAGCACGAGAGTGCGTGAGACACCTGTTCCTTTCCCGGTCGCTCTGTTTCACACAGAGGACAGGGGCTGAGGTCCGATCCATCCCCCTGATCCGCCCATTTTAAGTAGCAAGTTATCCAGTTTGGGCAACGCGTTTGGCTTTCGCGGCAGACCGCGCACTCCTTGTCTGCCGTCGCCCTGGCGAACGTATTTAGATAAATCGCGTCggacatttttcgatttttaaagCACTGAATTTTTCCTGTAGTTTGCGACTGCTCGGGTCTAACTCCGGGAATCGAATGGCGTTGGTTAGGCCCTCTGGCTCTCCTTCCCTTTGGCGTGGTAGTGGGAGAAGTATCGATGTCTCTGAGGGTGTTATTTTCCTAGTATGCCACCTCAGCCTCTTGGCGGGGAAGGGGGCAAGAAgactctcctcctcttcccttGGGTTGACCCGTTGTTCTTTCCTTTTCCACTTCGTACCGTGTACGTAGGGCAATTCCTGGGGCCGCACTCGGGTTTTCGGCGCCGCCGTGGTCTCGACATGGGTTCTGTTTTGTCTGGGCGAGCTCGATATCTTCGTAATGTGTTGCATGTGCCGTACGCTTCGGGCGTCCGCATGGCAACCCAATCCATTTAGCCACTTTGTAGATGTTGGCTCGCCATATGTAAGTAGCCAATAATATTCCAAGAAGGAGGTCCAGGGCAAACCCGGTCGTAAACAAGACGTGCTGCTCCTCCTTGTCACGGCGGTGGCTGCCGATGTCTGAAAGTCGCTGTTGCACGTCGTCCAGGGATTCGTCAGCACGTGACATTCGCCATGCTGGGTCCTTCCCGGTATATTGCGACAGTATGTTGCCTTGTTCCgagttttctaattttccCTCCAACGGTTCTCCGAAGCTGGGGACAATTAGAGAGATATTCAGTGGAATTTCCGGCGCATAAAAGTATTGTTCACGACTCTCGTAAACGCGCATTCCAGTAAAGGAGGTACTTCGGGTGCGTCCAACACAGTCAGCGCTGAGGTGGAGTATCCCGGCACCTTTCAATGTGGTTGAGACTTGCATCCTTGCCGGACGGAGTATATGGAGATGTTCTGGTGCGTGCAACGACTAGAGCCATCCACCCTGGGAGGATAGATGCTTCCAGAATGAGTCGTCGGTCGTTTGTATCCTCACATCGCAGTGCCTATATGCGTCGATTGAAGGGTTTATTAGCATTACTACCTCGCATTGCCGCGATGTCGATACCTCTTTCAGAGGGGTCTCCATCGAGCAGATGTAACGGCGCTCTACACTGGTGCAATCGTTGATGTATACGGAGTCTGCCATAAAGTATGTACGGCGGTCTGCCGACACAACTATATACGGCGCCGACGGTTGAATATGAGCCGATCCGTTTAGTAGCGTTCCGCGTTGGGAGGCTGGCTACGCGTGCATTCGGTAAGGATGATGAGCCGCTCGCTCGAGCAGGGGAATATGAACTACAATCAGGATCCTGCCCGAGTGAAACACTATATCCGTGTTGACTACGCGGGACAATGATTCTCCTCGTAGGTACTCGGTCGCGAGAGGAAATTCAAAATCGGGTGCCCGAGTCTGTATTTCCTTCGTGATGGCGGTCAGCTGCGTTGCTGTTAACATGCTGGGATCGTAGCGTCCTTCTCTAGCCATCGTTATCGCGTGCAAGTACTTCTCGCTTGTCTGGATATATTGCTTGACCTAAGCCTCCACTCAGTATGCGAAGTTGGTTAAGACGTTCCGGCGCAACATTATACTCGTCTGGTTGGATAGTTGATTAATTCGTGCTTGCAGTTTGTCAACCATGTCTAATTCCATCAGATGTTCGCGATGCAACTCCTGGAATCTTGAGTGGGTTACGTGTAATTCCTTGCTGATTATTTGAGTTAGGTTGGATTGTTCACTAAACAAACGATTGATCTGCGCATTGATATACGTAGCATCCTCTTCGTTCATTGTGCCGAATAGCGATTTGCTAAGCGACCCAATGAAACCTAGTGGTACCGATCGTTTCTTCATGGTTCGGATTTGTAACGGCTTAATTGGCGCGCTGAGTCTGGAGTTGTGAGAAATGGCTTGAAGGTTATCTGCCATTTCTTTAGCGCGCTGCATTAGTTCTTGAAGATACTCCAAATTTGTCATTTCACGGCAAGCCTCCCTGGTCGTGACCCGGCAGCATGCCTTGAACGCTTCGTTTAACTGCCTTTCAGCGGGGGGTGCATCCGTAGTGAAAGCGTCTATATCCATAAACACGGTGACTCTCCAGTCCACGTGTTGCAGGCGGAGGGGGGCCACCCTCTCGTAGTAAATTCCCGGTTGGTCTTCCATGGGTGTTATGTGATACGCGTTGTTGCTGCGAAGCTCTGCGGCGGCCAGGGCTGTCGAGGCTAGAAGCACCCACACGCACAACATCGTCGAATTGGTGGACAGTGGCTCGTACTCCTACACTGGCTGTTTACGCGTCTCGCTTTCTCACTCCCGCACTCTTCTGCGAACACATGCAGATAACATGTTTACACACGCTTTACTGGTACCTCTCACACTCATACTTGCGCACCCTCATACACATGTTTGCTTCGCTTACGGCAATTACTGCGTAGCTCCGCTGTACATtccgatatatttttttatggtACAATTTCAGCAAACTGGCTAGCGGCTTATACCACTGCCAGTTTTACCTTGTCGGCATGCTTCCTTATCCTTTTCCCATTTTCTGCCTCTAGTATTATATGACTATGGTCAGTTACCTGGACGATTTTAAATGGGCCATAATATTGGGAGTTGAACTTACCCTTACGAGGTTCCTTAAGGACATAGGCAAGGTCGCTCACTTTACCTGGGAAAGGACGGACTTTCTTGtcgtaatattttttggttGTTTCCTTCACGCGATTTTGATTTTCGCCGGCCATTTCGCGTATTTCGGAGAGGCGTTTTGTTAGCTTGATAATATACGAATTATACGTGGATAGTTTTTCGTCCACGGGGAACTGACTCGGTAGCCGAGGCAGCCTCCCGTACACGATCTCATAGGGGGTGAAATTTCTCGCCTCGTGTACGCTAGTGTTACACGATAATTCCGCGTAAGGCAACAAACGGTCCCAATCGTCGTACGTACCTGCATACTGCTTCATGTATTTCGCTAACAGTATGTGACTTCGTTCGAGCGCTCCGTTCGTCTGTGGTCGATAGCCGGAAGTCGTTACTTGCTTTATGTGAAAGATTTTGGATATTTCGCGTAGTAAATTTCCGGTAAAGGCTGCTCCGCGATCAGTAAGGATCGCACGGGGAGCTCCAAATTGCGCAATTAATCGCCTCGCCATAGCTTCGGCGATCGTAGTCGCTTTCAAATCGGGTATCGGTTCTGCTAAACAATATTTCGACAGGTGGTCTTGCATGGTTAGTATGTGTTTATTGCCATGTGGTGTTGTCGGCAACGGACCCACCGTATCGAGTGACACCTTATCAAAAACGTCAGCCGGCGTATCAGTAATGAGCATCGGCTCGCGCGTCTTCGCCCGAACCAATTTACGTTCCTGACAGCCTCTGCaacgacgaatataattttgCACTTCGTTTCTCAGCGAAGGCCAATAAAAACGTTCACGGATTTTACGATAGGTCTTGGTTACCCCTCGATGGCCTCCGACAAGACTCGTATGGaattcctcaattatttgCGAGTGTTGTTCGTCCGGTGGTCGTCGAATGGTACCGTAGCATATCGTGGTGACTATGTTTGTTTTACCGAGTATCTTGTTTATCCAATCGAGCAGTTTTGTGCGCGGTAGTTCGTCCGTATAGTCTCCCGAGCGTGAAATTCGAACCGACTTCACGGCCGCTTGTTAAAGGGCGAATTTAAGATTCTCGAGTCCCTTGAATATGTGCTCGGCGCTTGTTTCGTCGTAGTaccgttttttaataacaatactatAAATGTTATTGGACCCATACGGAGTCACCGCTATTTGTCCGATCGATAAATTCCGGTCTTTAATTGTTTGTCCATCTAGCCTACCTAGGTCAACGAGTAATTTTCCCACTGAGGTTGATAGTTCTCCATCCGCAGAGATGAAATGGACTAAATTATCTGGTTTGTACGTTAGACATTCTCGCGAGATAATCATCGTACTTGTTTTTGCTATAG
Coding sequences:
- the LOC124295565 gene encoding uncharacterized protein LOC124295565 translates to MQDHLSKYCLAEPIPDLKATTIAEAMARRLIAQFGAPRAILTDRGAAFTGNLLREISKIFHIKQVTTSGYRPQTNGALERSHILLAKYMKQYAGKVSDLAYVLKEPRKGKFNSQYYGPFKIVQVTDHSHIILEAENGKRIRKHADKVKLAVV